One Hippocampus zosterae strain Florida chromosome 21, ASM2543408v3, whole genome shotgun sequence genomic region harbors:
- the atp23 gene encoding mitochondrial inner membrane protease ATP23 homolog isoform X2 encodes MNRVVTHELIHAFDHCRAHVDWFNNFRHLACSEIRAANLSGDCSFSNEVARFHFGMKQHHQECVRGRALRSILAVRKINRQAAEKIVDEVFDTCFNDHAPFGRIPHGKKDAKFAHRDYENRNRYYANL; translated from the exons ATGAACCGAGTAGTCACGCATGAGCTCATCCACGCCTTTGATCACTGTCGAGCTCACGTGGACTGGTTCAACAACTTCAGACATTTAGCGTGTTCCGAG ATTCGTGCAGCCAACCTCAGTGGCGATTGCTCCTTTTCCAACGAGGTGGCCCGTTTTCACTTTGGCATGAAGCAGCATCACCag GAATGTGTTCGTGGCCGCGCCCTGCGCTCCATCCTGGCCGTGAGGAAAATCAACCGCCAGGCGGCGGAGAAAATCGTGGATGAGGTCTTCGACACGTGTTTCAATGACCACGCGCCCTTCGGTCGGATCCCGCACGGCAAGAAGGATGCCAAGTTTGCTCACAGGGATTATGAGAACAGGAATCGGTATTATGCAAATCTTTAG
- the atp23 gene encoding mitochondrial inner membrane protease ATP23 homolog isoform X1, which translates to MGQTKQEEEYGYDLFPERNAGKYKKGSVAESLLTFNHKCQVMLQLAVETSPYAKLLLGAMKNSGCTVFKDRHFACEDCDGTVSGGFDAATSQIVLCQNNIHQQSHMNRVVTHELIHAFDHCRAHVDWFNNFRHLACSEIRAANLSGDCSFSNEVARFHFGMKQHHQECVRGRALRSILAVRKINRQAAEKIVDEVFDTCFNDHAPFGRIPHGKKDAKFAHRDYENRNRYYANL; encoded by the exons atggGGCAGACGAAGCAAGAAGAAGAATACGGATACGATTTATTCCCGGAGAGGAACGCGGGGAAATACAAGAAGGGCTCTGTCGCAGAGAGCCTTTTAACTTTCAACCACAAATGTCAGGTCATGTTACAGTTAGCCGTGGAAACCA GTCCATATGCCAAACTCCTCCTCGGTGCCATGAAGAACTCTGGATG TACAGTGTTTAAAGACCGCCATTTTGCCTGCGAAGATTGCGACGGGACGGTCAGCGGCGGATTTGACGCAGCGACGTCCCAA attgtcttGTGTCAGAACAACATCCACCAGCAGTCGCACATGAACCGAGTAGTCACGCATGAGCTCATCCACGCCTTTGATCACTGTCGAGCTCACGTGGACTGGTTCAACAACTTCAGACATTTAGCGTGTTCCGAG ATTCGTGCAGCCAACCTCAGTGGCGATTGCTCCTTTTCCAACGAGGTGGCCCGTTTTCACTTTGGCATGAAGCAGCATCACCag GAATGTGTTCGTGGCCGCGCCCTGCGCTCCATCCTGGCCGTGAGGAAAATCAACCGCCAGGCGGCGGAGAAAATCGTGGATGAGGTCTTCGACACGTGTTTCAATGACCACGCGCCCTTCGGTCGGATCCCGCACGGCAAGAAGGATGCCAAGTTTGCTCACAGGGATTATGAGAACAGGAATCGGTATTATGCAAATCTTTAG
- the rpap3 gene encoding RNA polymerase II-associated protein 3 isoform X1, which produces MAGPNKSLELQMQMRQNAEDLQSFMKELATWETDMKTKDEQLRRGEQGIPKPNLPPVRNKDYKAKTRAKKKMKMANGDCKAEETDTKKPPRIRSNDYQSWDKFDVAKALEEVDKEESPTESDSEEVDQERALAEKEKGNAFFKEGKYDNAIECYSRGMAADPYNPVLPTNRATAFYRLKKYAVAESDCNLALALDGNYFKAYARRGAVRVALKNYEAALEDYQTVLKLDPGNLEAQNEEKKIKQMLGTQEPSEGTSAQADPAVDQEQQRRQEAVVQKDRGNAYFKEGKYDAAVECYSRGMEADCMNLLLPANRAMAFLKMERFEEAEEDCTKAISLDGTYSKAFARRATARVALGKLEEARNDFQEVLKLEPGNKQAQSELQKLQFNDVSTGLLQTSEGSRRRTVQPVDKADHLRSTKPMRRIDIEEISGKVTVPDVATDHHGQSPSAKKINIQDMTASPSLSEQASTSTQAKPKHPEESLPPPELSHKAPSIKLPPPPDKSFQLEADLRTIGNQPEMVYRYLKQIKPQAYARIFQSSLEPHILTQILQTMRDFFIQNESAEVTADILKSLSSVRRFDTAVMFMSSSEKKVLKEVFDFLHQANLDASSVAALQKKYGV; this is translated from the exons ATGGCCGGGCCAAACAAATCACTCGAGTTGCAAATGCAAATGCGGCAGAATGCGGAGGACCTGCAAAGCTTCATGAAGGAGCTGGCAACCTGGGAGACTGATATGAAGACCAAAGATGAGCAATTGAGGAGAGGCGAGCAGGGGATCCCCAAG CCAAACCTACCTCCTGTGCGCAACAAGGACTACAAAGCAAAAACGAGGGcgaagaagaaaatgaaaatggccAACGGTGACTGCAAAGCGGAGGAGACGGACACCAAGAAGCCTCCGAGGATCCGCTCAAATGATTATCAATCGTGGGACAAGTTTGATGTG gCCAAGGCtttggaggaggtagataaggAGGAGAGTCCCACCGAGTCAGACTCTGAGGAAGTTGATCAGGAGCGAGCTTTAGCAGAGAAGGAAAAG GGCAACGCATTTTTCAAAGAGGGCAAATATGACAATGCCATCGAGTGTTACTCCAGAGGAATGGCTGCGGATCCTTACAATCCCGTTCTTCCCACGAACCGAGCCACCGCGTTCTACCGCCTCAAGAA gTATGCTGTTGCCGAGTCAGACTGCAACCTGGCCCTCGCTTTGGACGGCAACTACTTTAAAGCCTATGCGCGGCGAGGAGCGGTCCGCGTTGCACTGAAGAACTACGAGGCCGCTTTAGAAG ATTACCAAACCGTTCTCAAACTTGACCCGGGCAACCTAGAAGcacaaaatgaagagaaaaaaatcaaacag ATGCTTGGAACTCAGGAGCCAAGCGAGGGAACGTCGGCTCAGGCCGATCCCGCCGTAGACCAGGAGCAACAAAGACGGCAGGAAGCGGTTGTGCAAAAAGACAGA GGGAACGCTTACTTCAAAGAGGGCAAGTACGACGCGGCCGTGGAGTGCTACAGCCGAGGGATGGAAGCGGACTGCATGAACTTGCTGCTGCCTGCCAACAGAGCCATGGCCTTCCTTAAGATGGAGCG GTTCGAGGAGGCAGAAGAAGACTGCACCAAGGCCATTTCATTAGACGGCACGTATTCGAAGGCGTTCGCACGGCGAGCCACTGCCCGAGTGGCTTTGGGGAAGCTGGAGGAAGCCAGGAATG attttcagGAGGTTTTGAAGCTGGAACCAGGGAACAAGCAAGCCCAGAGTGAACTTCAGAAACTTCAATTT AACGACGTTTCCACTGGCCTGCTTCAAACGTCCGAAGGCTCCCGCAGGAGAACGGTGCAGCCCGTGGACAAAGCGGATCACCTGCGCTCCACT AAACCGATGAGGAGGATTGACATCGAGGAGATCAGCGGGAAGGTGACGGTACCTGATGTGGCGACGGACCACCATGGCCAGTCGCCCTCCGCCAAGAAGATCAACATCCAGGATATGACGGCCTCCCCCTCGCTGTCCGAACA aGCTTCGACAAGCACACAAGCCAAACCCAAGCATCCAGAGGAAAGCCTTCCTCCCCCTGAATTATCGCACAAAGCCCCCTCGATAAAGCTCCCACCTCCACCCGATAAAAGTTTCCAGCTCGAAGCTGACCTACGCACGATTGGAAACCAGCCGGAAATGGTTTACAGATACTTAAAG CAAATTAAGCCACAGGCGTACGCGCGCATTTTCCAGAGCTCCCTCGAACCTCACATCCTCACTCAGATCCTGCAGACGATGAGGGATTTTTTCATCCA GAACGAATCTGCGGAAGTCACAGCGGACATCCTCAAGAGTCTCTCGAGCGTGAGGCGCTTCGACACGGCCGTCATGTTCATGTCTTCATCGGAGAAAAAAG TGCTGAAAGAAGTGTTCGACTTCCTCCATCAAGCCAATTTGGACGCATCATCTGTCGCAGCCCTACAGAAGAAATATGGCGTGTGA
- the rpap3 gene encoding RNA polymerase II-associated protein 3 isoform X2 yields the protein MAGPNKSLELQMQMRQNAEDLQSFMKELATWETDMKTKDEQLRRGEQGIPKPNLPPVRNKDYKAKTRAKKKMKMANGDCKAEETDTKKPPRIRSNDYQSWDKFDVAKALEEVDKEESPTESDSEEVDQERALAEKEKGNAFFKEGKYDNAIECYSRGMAADPYNPVLPTNRATAFYRLKKYAVAESDCNLALALDGNYFKAYARRGAVRVALKNYEAALEDYQTVLKLDPGNLEAQNEEKKIKQMLGTQEPSEGTSAQADPAVDQEQQRRQEAVVQKDRGNAYFKEGKYDAAVECYSRGMEADCMNLLLPANRAMAFLKMERFEEAEEDCTKAISLDGTYSKAFARRATARVALGKLEEARNDFQEVLKLEPGNKQAQSELQKLQFNDVSTGLLQTSEGSRRRTVQPVDKADHLRSTKPMRRIDIEEISGKVTVPDVATDHHGQSPSAKKINIQDMTASPSLASTSTQAKPKHPEESLPPPELSHKAPSIKLPPPPDKSFQLEADLRTIGNQPEMVYRYLKQIKPQAYARIFQSSLEPHILTQILQTMRDFFIQNESAEVTADILKSLSSVRRFDTAVMFMSSSEKKVLKEVFDFLHQANLDASSVAALQKKYGV from the exons ATGGCCGGGCCAAACAAATCACTCGAGTTGCAAATGCAAATGCGGCAGAATGCGGAGGACCTGCAAAGCTTCATGAAGGAGCTGGCAACCTGGGAGACTGATATGAAGACCAAAGATGAGCAATTGAGGAGAGGCGAGCAGGGGATCCCCAAG CCAAACCTACCTCCTGTGCGCAACAAGGACTACAAAGCAAAAACGAGGGcgaagaagaaaatgaaaatggccAACGGTGACTGCAAAGCGGAGGAGACGGACACCAAGAAGCCTCCGAGGATCCGCTCAAATGATTATCAATCGTGGGACAAGTTTGATGTG gCCAAGGCtttggaggaggtagataaggAGGAGAGTCCCACCGAGTCAGACTCTGAGGAAGTTGATCAGGAGCGAGCTTTAGCAGAGAAGGAAAAG GGCAACGCATTTTTCAAAGAGGGCAAATATGACAATGCCATCGAGTGTTACTCCAGAGGAATGGCTGCGGATCCTTACAATCCCGTTCTTCCCACGAACCGAGCCACCGCGTTCTACCGCCTCAAGAA gTATGCTGTTGCCGAGTCAGACTGCAACCTGGCCCTCGCTTTGGACGGCAACTACTTTAAAGCCTATGCGCGGCGAGGAGCGGTCCGCGTTGCACTGAAGAACTACGAGGCCGCTTTAGAAG ATTACCAAACCGTTCTCAAACTTGACCCGGGCAACCTAGAAGcacaaaatgaagagaaaaaaatcaaacag ATGCTTGGAACTCAGGAGCCAAGCGAGGGAACGTCGGCTCAGGCCGATCCCGCCGTAGACCAGGAGCAACAAAGACGGCAGGAAGCGGTTGTGCAAAAAGACAGA GGGAACGCTTACTTCAAAGAGGGCAAGTACGACGCGGCCGTGGAGTGCTACAGCCGAGGGATGGAAGCGGACTGCATGAACTTGCTGCTGCCTGCCAACAGAGCCATGGCCTTCCTTAAGATGGAGCG GTTCGAGGAGGCAGAAGAAGACTGCACCAAGGCCATTTCATTAGACGGCACGTATTCGAAGGCGTTCGCACGGCGAGCCACTGCCCGAGTGGCTTTGGGGAAGCTGGAGGAAGCCAGGAATG attttcagGAGGTTTTGAAGCTGGAACCAGGGAACAAGCAAGCCCAGAGTGAACTTCAGAAACTTCAATTT AACGACGTTTCCACTGGCCTGCTTCAAACGTCCGAAGGCTCCCGCAGGAGAACGGTGCAGCCCGTGGACAAAGCGGATCACCTGCGCTCCACT AAACCGATGAGGAGGATTGACATCGAGGAGATCAGCGGGAAGGTGACGGTACCTGATGTGGCGACGGACCACCATGGCCAGTCGCCCTCCGCCAAGAAGATCAACATCCAGGATATGACGGCCTCCCCCTCGCT aGCTTCGACAAGCACACAAGCCAAACCCAAGCATCCAGAGGAAAGCCTTCCTCCCCCTGAATTATCGCACAAAGCCCCCTCGATAAAGCTCCCACCTCCACCCGATAAAAGTTTCCAGCTCGAAGCTGACCTACGCACGATTGGAAACCAGCCGGAAATGGTTTACAGATACTTAAAG CAAATTAAGCCACAGGCGTACGCGCGCATTTTCCAGAGCTCCCTCGAACCTCACATCCTCACTCAGATCCTGCAGACGATGAGGGATTTTTTCATCCA GAACGAATCTGCGGAAGTCACAGCGGACATCCTCAAGAGTCTCTCGAGCGTGAGGCGCTTCGACACGGCCGTCATGTTCATGTCTTCATCGGAGAAAAAAG TGCTGAAAGAAGTGTTCGACTTCCTCCATCAAGCCAATTTGGACGCATCATCTGTCGCAGCCCTACAGAAGAAATATGGCGTGTGA